Proteins encoded by one window of Gordonia jinghuaiqii:
- the lepA gene encoding translation elongation factor 4, with product MPTFADKTFTDPARIRNFCIIAHIDHGKSTLADRMLQLTGVVEERQMRAQYLDRMDIERERGITIKAQNVRLPWTVSTPDGDEEYVLHLIDTPGHVDFTYEVSRALEACEGAVLLVDAAQGIEAQTLANLYLAMENDLTIIPVLNKIDLPAADPDRYAAELAHIVGCEPEDVLRVSGKTGVGVTELLDEVIRSVPAPVGDSDAPARAMIFDSVYDTYRGVVTYVRVVDGRIVPREKVMMMSTGSTHELLEVGIVSPDPKPSVGLGVGEVGYLITGVKDVRQSKVGDTVTTARRGATQALTGYREPRPMVYSGLYPLDGSDYPVLREALEKLQLNDAALTFEPETSVALGFGFRCGFLGLLHMEITRERLEREFNLNLISTAPNVVYRVVMEDGSEHVVTNPSDWPEGKTRHIYEPIVKTTVIAPSEFIGAIMELCQSRRGELGGMDYLSETRVELRYTLPMAEIIFDFFDALKSRTRGYASLDYEEAGEQEADLVKVDILLQGEAVDAFSAIVHKDAAYAYGNRMAIKLKELIPRQQFEVPVQAAVGSKIIARENIRAIRKDVLAKCYGGDISRKRKLLEKQKEGKKRMKTIGRVEVPQDAFVAALSTDSQGDKPKGK from the coding sequence ATTCCCACCTTCGCCGACAAGACCTTCACCGACCCGGCGCGCATCCGGAACTTCTGCATCATCGCCCACATCGACCACGGCAAGTCGACGCTGGCCGACCGGATGCTGCAGCTCACCGGCGTCGTGGAAGAACGTCAGATGCGGGCGCAGTACCTCGACCGCATGGACATCGAGCGTGAGCGCGGCATCACGATCAAGGCGCAGAACGTGCGGCTCCCGTGGACCGTCAGCACCCCTGACGGCGACGAGGAATACGTTCTGCACCTCATCGACACACCCGGCCACGTCGACTTCACCTACGAGGTGTCGCGTGCGCTCGAAGCGTGCGAGGGTGCTGTGCTCCTGGTCGACGCCGCGCAGGGGATCGAGGCGCAGACGCTGGCCAACCTGTACCTGGCCATGGAGAACGATCTCACCATCATCCCGGTGCTGAACAAGATCGACCTGCCGGCCGCCGATCCGGACCGCTACGCCGCCGAGCTGGCCCACATCGTGGGTTGTGAACCCGAGGACGTCCTGCGGGTGTCGGGCAAGACCGGCGTCGGCGTCACCGAACTGCTCGACGAGGTGATCCGGTCGGTCCCCGCCCCGGTGGGTGACTCCGACGCCCCGGCCCGCGCGATGATCTTCGACTCGGTCTATGACACCTATCGCGGCGTGGTCACCTACGTCCGCGTCGTCGACGGCCGCATCGTACCGCGCGAGAAGGTGATGATGATGTCCACCGGCTCCACCCACGAGCTGCTGGAGGTGGGCATCGTCTCGCCTGACCCCAAGCCATCGGTGGGGCTCGGCGTCGGCGAGGTGGGCTACCTCATCACCGGTGTGAAGGACGTGCGTCAGTCGAAGGTCGGTGACACCGTGACCACCGCCCGTCGCGGTGCCACCCAGGCGCTGACGGGTTACCGCGAACCGCGCCCGATGGTCTATTCGGGTCTGTACCCGCTCGACGGCTCGGACTATCCGGTGCTGCGTGAGGCGCTCGAGAAACTGCAACTCAACGACGCCGCTCTCACCTTCGAGCCGGAGACCTCGGTCGCGCTCGGTTTCGGCTTCCGCTGCGGATTCCTGGGTCTGCTGCACATGGAGATCACCCGGGAACGGCTCGAGCGCGAGTTCAACCTCAACCTCATCTCCACCGCACCGAACGTGGTGTACCGCGTGGTGATGGAGGACGGCTCGGAGCACGTCGTCACCAACCCGTCGGACTGGCCCGAGGGCAAGACCCGCCACATCTACGAGCCGATCGTCAAGACCACCGTCATCGCACCCAGCGAGTTCATCGGCGCGATCATGGAGCTCTGCCAGTCACGTCGCGGCGAGCTCGGCGGCATGGACTACCTGTCGGAGACCCGTGTCGAACTGCGGTACACGCTGCCGATGGCGGAGATCATCTTCGACTTCTTCGACGCCCTGAAGTCCCGCACCCGCGGCTACGCCAGCCTCGATTACGAGGAGGCCGGCGAGCAGGAAGCCGACCTGGTCAAGGTCGACATCCTCCTGCAGGGTGAGGCCGTCGACGCCTTCAGTGCGATCGTGCACAAGGACGCCGCCTACGCCTACGGCAACCGGATGGCCATCAAACTCAAGGAACTGATCCCGCGTCAGCAGTTCGAGGTGCCGGTGCAGGCCGCCGTGGGCTCCAAGATCATTGCCCGCGAGAACATCCGGGCGATCCGCAAGGACGTTCTCGCCAAGTGCTACGGCGGCGACATCAGCCGTAAGCGCAAGCTGCTCGAGAAGCAGAAGGAAGGCAAGAAGCGGATGAAGACGATCGGCCGCGTCGAGGTTCCGCAGGACGCGTTCGTGGCCGCGCTCTCCACCGATTCGCAGGGTGACAAGCCGAAGGGGAAATGA
- a CDS encoding alpha/beta family hydrolase → MAAVSANSVTIVETVDVAADVHRPGSTPRATIVLAHGAGGDRHAVILRALADELCGRGFVVARIDLPYRRRRPKGPPSPSTSPADRGGIRAACAMFRGESDGPLFVGGHSYGGRQASMAVAEDSDTADGTGLADGLLLTSYPLHPPGKPEKLRTEHLPAITVPTLVVHGSSDPFGTTEEMNHAFDLVAGPTRIVELDKVGHDLNPKKKPTASLTADAVEEFLMEETHR, encoded by the coding sequence GTGGCAGCCGTGTCCGCGAACTCCGTCACCATCGTCGAGACCGTCGACGTCGCCGCCGACGTGCACCGGCCCGGCTCCACGCCCCGGGCCACGATCGTCCTCGCGCACGGTGCCGGCGGCGATCGCCACGCCGTGATTCTGCGCGCGCTCGCCGACGAACTGTGCGGACGCGGGTTCGTGGTCGCCCGGATCGACCTGCCCTACCGTCGGCGCCGGCCCAAGGGTCCGCCCAGCCCGTCGACGTCGCCCGCCGACCGCGGCGGCATCCGCGCCGCCTGCGCGATGTTCCGCGGCGAGTCCGACGGCCCGCTGTTCGTCGGCGGGCACTCCTACGGCGGCCGGCAGGCCTCGATGGCGGTCGCCGAGGACTCCGACACAGCAGACGGCACCGGCCTGGCCGACGGCCTGCTGCTCACCTCGTATCCGCTGCATCCGCCCGGCAAGCCGGAGAAGTTACGCACCGAACATCTGCCGGCGATCACCGTCCCGACGCTCGTGGTGCACGGCAGCTCCGACCCGTTCGGCACCACCGAGGAGATGAACCACGCGTTCGATCTCGTCGCGGGTCCGACGCGGATCGTCGAACTCGACAAGGTCGGCCACGATCTGAACCCGAAGAAGAAGCCCACCGCGTCGCTGACCGCCGACGCGGTGGAGGAATTCCTGATGGAGGAGACCCACCGGTGA
- a CDS encoding type II toxin-antitoxin system PemK/MazF family toxin: MTSRSIRSSARPTAEVARSISYSPDLDGDADPGEIVWTWVAYEDDPNQGKDRPVLVVGRDARTEAADHVLGLMLSSKDHHGTDENWLAVGTGTWDSQNRPSFVRLDRVLVVDADGIRREGAILDPRRFDTVADELRERYGWR; encoded by the coding sequence GTGACGAGCCGCAGCATCCGATCCTCCGCCCGCCCCACCGCGGAGGTGGCCCGCTCGATCAGCTACTCCCCTGATCTCGACGGCGACGCCGACCCCGGCGAGATCGTCTGGACGTGGGTGGCCTACGAGGACGATCCGAACCAGGGCAAGGACCGCCCGGTGCTGGTTGTCGGACGGGATGCACGCACCGAGGCGGCCGACCACGTGCTGGGCCTGATGCTGTCGAGCAAGGACCATCACGGGACCGACGAGAACTGGCTGGCCGTCGGGACCGGCACCTGGGACTCCCAGAACCGGCCGAGCTTCGTGAGGCTCGATCGCGTCCTCGTCGTCGACGCCGACGGAATCCGTCGCGAAGGTGCCATTCTCGACCCTCGCCGATTCGACACCGTCGCAGACGAACTCAGGGAGCGCTACGGCTGGCGATAG
- a CDS encoding transglutaminase family protein — protein sequence MSWRLRVVHSTGFAYHSPVTSSYNEARLTPRSDARQNVIVNRVETVPATRSYRYTDYWGTAVTAFDLHAPHEELEVSGLSVVETEAGQRPAEEDQVSWDEIVGEPVMDRYDEMLSYTGYVARNRQLLATAKKLTKGLTPGESVEAVAQFIHAEMEYVPGTTGVHTTAVDAWSDRKGVCQDYAHLTLVMLRGLGIPARYVSGYLHPEPDAAIDKVVQGQSHAWIEAWTGGWWGYDPTNDTPITEQHVSVGVGRDYADVSPLKGIYTGGGATDLDVIVEVTRLA from the coding sequence GTGAGCTGGCGTCTGCGCGTCGTCCATTCCACCGGTTTCGCCTACCACAGTCCCGTCACGTCGTCGTACAACGAGGCACGCCTGACCCCGCGCAGTGATGCTCGGCAGAACGTGATCGTCAACCGCGTCGAAACGGTCCCGGCGACAAGGTCATACCGCTACACCGACTACTGGGGTACCGCGGTCACCGCATTCGATCTGCACGCGCCGCACGAAGAGCTCGAGGTGTCGGGGCTGTCGGTGGTCGAGACCGAGGCGGGACAACGTCCCGCGGAGGAAGACCAGGTGTCGTGGGACGAGATCGTCGGCGAACCAGTCATGGACCGCTACGACGAGATGCTCTCGTACACCGGGTATGTGGCCAGGAACCGCCAGCTCCTCGCCACCGCCAAGAAGTTGACGAAGGGGCTCACGCCGGGCGAGTCGGTGGAAGCCGTCGCACAGTTCATCCACGCCGAGATGGAGTACGTACCCGGTACCACCGGTGTGCACACCACCGCGGTCGACGCCTGGAGTGACCGCAAGGGCGTCTGCCAGGACTACGCACACCTCACCCTCGTGATGCTGCGTGGCCTCGGTATCCCCGCCCGCTACGTCTCCGGCTACCTGCATCCCGAACCCGACGCGGCCATCGACAAGGTGGTTCAGGGACAGAGCCATGCCTGGATCGAGGCGTGGACCGGCGGTTGGTGGGGCTATGACCCCACCAACGACACCCCGATCACCGAGCAACACGTGTCGGTGGGTGTGGGGCGCGACTACGCCGACGTGTCACCGCTCAAGGGCATCTACACCGGGGGCGGCGCAACGGATCTCGACGTGATCGTCGAGGTCACGCGGCTCGCGTAG